In a genomic window of Babylonia areolata isolate BAREFJ2019XMU chromosome 3, ASM4173473v1, whole genome shotgun sequence:
- the LOC143280258 gene encoding serine/threonine-protein kinase WARTS homolog, whose amino-acid sequence MGSSCSTKKDPNADSATDLLRKELMTIIPSYIIICRQHEQARLAVSRLSDFKRIKKIGSGRFNSVYCVSERRSNKVLAMKEVYRGKLEIYNMEPRLEREHIVLSELKSFWLVEMFRWFETPTKLVMLLEMLPGPSLVRVAKDGAVSPLLLRWYAAEMLMAILAVHRHGFIHRDIKLANFLLSYGHVKLCDFGSCIRFLPPDTANKVFPDVEELQEVPPAHVRVLRQATIRDQQFKPMVPHGTSYYCAPEVIRLATREPSLAPYTYLCDYWSYGVCLYYLSFRRLPFHSDHYVKMV is encoded by the exons ATGGGCAGTTCCTGCTCCACTAAGAAAGACCCGAACGCAGACAGCGCCACCGACCTGCTGCGGAAAGAGCTGATGACCATTATCCCCAGCTACATCATCATCTGCAGGCAGCACGAGCAGGCTCGTCTGGCTGTCTCCAGACTCTCGGACTTCAAGCGCATCAAGAAGATCGGGTCTGGACGTTTCAACTCCGTGTACTGCGTGTCCGAGCGACGCAGCAACAAGGTGCTGGCGATGAAGGAAGTGTATCGAGGGAAGCTCGAGATCTACAATATGGAGCCAAGGCTGGAGAGAGAGCATATCGTGCTATCcgag CTGAAGAGCTTCTGGCTGGTGGAGATGTTCCGGTGGTTCGAGACCCCCACCAAGCTTGTCATGCTGCTGGAGATGCTGCCGGGGCCCAGCCTGGTGCGAGTGGCCAAGGACGGCGCCGTCAGCCCCCTCCTGCTGCGCTGGTACGCCGCCGAGATGCTGATGGCCATCCTGGCCGTGCACCGGCACGGCTTCATCCACCGCGACATCAAGCTGGCCAACTTCCTCCTCAGCTACGGCCACGTCAAGCTGTGCGACTTCGGCTCCTGCATCCGCTTCCTGCCTCCCGATACTGCTAACAAG GTGTTTCCCGACGTGGAGGAGCTGCAAGAGGTGCCCCCCGCACACGTCCGGGTGCTGCGCCAGGCGACCATCAGGGACCAGCAGTTCAAACCCATGGTCCCTCACGGCACGTCTTACTACTGCGCCCCCGAGGTGATCCGCCTGGCCACCCGGGAGCCCTCCTTGGCCCCTTACACCTACCTGTGTGACTACTGGTCCTACGGCGTCTGTCTCTACTACCTGTCCTTCCGCCGCTTGCCCTTCCACTCCGATCACTACGTGAAg ATGGTGTGA